The Cydia amplana chromosome 11, ilCydAmpl1.1, whole genome shotgun sequence genome includes a region encoding these proteins:
- the LOC134652185 gene encoding divergent protein kinase domain 1C, whose translation MNNLCHLWVWILAQLYKFVKRRLILVGFGLLASFTLLTILLKWSFTCSNIQPEKYVKSICTDYDSGTSIGNLCDELCNPDGLSSISCHNFHSSKETMFSGIHGNHSVVFKLPRKISNYEVLHWLDNSSKKIYPSEVDFTNMIVTNVKLKFNIFLNNIDAKRMSFINYSLNHHREIEMENVWTLLQDNEYLALLLYEKYDIFPHLEGSCGSLYAVQKLNTISRYWHLITVYDSKSEWMKRVKLSVMILDFLLRLDHALPEPLHICDIKMDHFGVTNDFKKIKYIDLDSVHPLSVTNKLTADGSNCKQHSDCDFKDCRSFCNLMTFKCQHGVANNNLQIVCEKIFLGWVLSGRVMVPGLLLGPWSPRVLIDVLELCANPDVESGTPRAPASKEIRNRLHKLLSHLSLS comes from the exons ATGAACAATTTGTGTCATCTGTGGGTTTGGATTTTAGCCCAGCTGTATAAGTTTGTTAAAAGAAGGCTAATTCTTGTTGGTTTTGGATTATTAGCAAGTTTTAcactattaaccattttattGAAATGGAGCTTCACATGCTCTAATATTCAGCCAGAAAAATACGTGAAAAGcatt TGTACTGATTACGACAGTGGAACCTCCATTGGAAACCTTTGTGATGAACTTTGTAATCCTGACGGGTTATCCTCAATTTCCTGCCACAATTTCCACAGCAGCAAAGAGACAATGTTCTCAGGTATCCATGGCAACCACAGTGTGGTGTTCAAGTTGCCTAGAAAAATATCAAACTACGAAGTACTGCACTGGTTAGACAACTCAAGTAAAAAGATTTATCCTTCCGAAGTAGATTTTACAAATATGATTGTAACAAATGTAAAGCTTAAATTCAATATTTTCTTAAACAATATTGATGCTAAGAGAAtgtcatttattaattattcattgAATCATCATAGGGAAATTGAAATGGAAAATGTATGGACTTTATTGCAAGACAATGAGTATCTTGCTTTGTTGttgtatgaaaaatatgatATTTTCCCTCACTTAGAGGGATCATGTGGCTCGTTGTATGCTGTTCAGAAACTGAATACAATATCAAGGTACTGGCATCTGATAACAGTTTATGATAGTAAGAGCGAGTGGATGAAGAGAGTCAAGCTGTCGGTGATGATACTAGATTTCTTACTGCGTTTAGACCATGCTCTGCCAGAGCCGCTTCATATCTGTGATATAAAGATGGACCATTTTGGAGTCACAAATGATTTCAAGAAAATCAAATACATAGATCTGGACTCTGTTCACCCTCTCAGTGTAACAAACAAGCTTACTGCCGATGGGTCAAATTGCAAGCAGCACAGTGATTGTGATTTTAAAGACTGCCGATCTTTTTGTAACCTGATGACGTTTAAATGTCAACATGGGGTGGCTAACAATAACTTGCAGATTGTGTGCGAGAAGATATTTTTGGGCTGGGTGTTGTCTGGTCGGGTGATGGTGCCAGGGTTACTACTCGGGCCGTGGTCTCCTCGCGTCCTTATCGACGTGCTGGAGCTCTGCGCCAACCCTGACGTTGAATCAGGTACACCAAGGGCACCGGCTTCAAAAGAAATTAGGAACAGACTTCACAAACTGCTCTCtcatttatctttatcttaa